One Hypomesus transpacificus isolate Combined female chromosome 21, fHypTra1, whole genome shotgun sequence genomic region harbors:
- the LOC124483237 gene encoding arf-GAP with dual PH domain-containing protein 2-like: MANWDRNKRFLLEMVKQPSNNVCADCGASEPDWASYTLGIFLCVNCSGTHRNLPDISKIKSILLDFWDDALVEFMRENGNATAKARYEKCVPAFYYRPREKDCCILKEQWIRAKYERLEFSEEGNYYQQAYSSGIYEGTLWKKSNDNKQFVRRRFLLSQKDLSLRYFVNEDSKTPKEVISMKDLNAIFQPEKIGHAHGLQISYQQEGRGRNIFVYHDNGQEIVFWFNAIRATRLSYLKRLNPSALEEELIPLITRTSLKEGYMEKTGPTQWEPFKRRWFILNATDRKLLYFKTSLDAVELGAVFIGTESHGYSVKECQPKHTRGCKWRCGVSMETPDRQFVFMCEQEQDQKEWLEAFREVISQP; the protein is encoded by the exons ATGGCAAATTGGGACAGAAACAAGAGATTTCTGCTTGAAATGGTGAAACAGCCAAGCAACAATGTATGTGCTGATTGTGGAGCCTCTG AGCCAGACTGGGCCTCCTATACTCTGGGGATCTTCTTATGTGTGAACTGCTCTGGAACTCACCGGAACCTGCCTGACATCAGCAAGATCAAGTCCATCCTTCTGGATTTCTGGGACGATGCACTGGTGGAA TTTATGCGGGAAAATGGAAATGCCACAGCCAAAGCCCGATATGAGAAGTGTGTTCCTGCCTTCTACTATCGACCACGAGAGAAGGACTGCTG TATTCTTAAGGAACAGTGGATACGTGCAAAGTACGAGAGACTAGAATTCtcggaagagggtaactactacCAGCAAGCCTATAGTTCAG GCATTTATGAAGGAACTCTGTGGAAGAAGAGCAATGACAACAAGCAGTTTGTGAGAAGGAGATTCCTGCTTTCCCAGAAGGACCTCAGTCTCCGGTACTTCGTTAACGAGGAC TCCAAGACACCCAAGGAGGTGATCTCTATGAAGGACCTGAACGCCATCTTCCAGCCAGAGAAGATAGGTCATGCCCACGGTCTCCAGATCTCCTACCAACAGGAGGGGCGGGGCAGAAACATCTTTGTTTACCACGACAACGGTCAG GAAATCGTTTTCTGGTTCAATGCAATTCGGGCCACCAGGCTATCCTACCTCAAGAGGCTCAACCCTAGTGCCCTGGAAGAAGAG CTAATACCGCTAATAACCAGAACAAGCCTAAAGGAAGGCTACATGGAGAAAACTGGCCCAACG CAATGGGAACCGTTCAAGAGGAGGTGGTTCATACTGAATGCCACGGACAGAAAGCTGCTGTATTTCAAAACCTCACTG GATGCAGTGGAGCTGGGTGCTGTTTTCATTGGTACAGAGAGTCATGGCTACTCTGTGAAGGAGTGTCAGCCCAAACACACCCGTGGCTGCAAGTGGCGCTGTGGGGTCTCCATGGAGACACCGGACAGGCAGTTTGTCTTCATGTGTGAGCAAGAGCAGGACCAGAAGGAGTGGCTAGAGGCCTTCAGAGAAGTCATCTCACAACCATGA